In Leptotrichia sp. oral taxon 215 str. W9775, one genomic interval encodes:
- a CDS encoding GTP-binding protein: MIIQIISGFLGAGKTTFINKYISGNKGKTVIIENEFGKIGLDKKLIQGNIPVREINSGCICCSLVTDFRESIRAIMDEFSPERIIIEPSGVAQLSDILKVCNFFNREYGIEISDKIVIVDIESFEDCLEDFGNFYVDQIENASIIMFSNIEEVESDAIDRIILKMREINPEASIFKEDWRKITSEEIEAILEESRKNIVKARETDNSDKTHSSDEHHHHPADNIFESVSFSNIKSFSEKDMEELKEKIAEGYFGKVIRAKGIIPSDSEESSENFRYWHFDSNLSSFNFDKMKMENLPNFDSGDKSGNVILIGSNLKRNKIEKYFLK, from the coding sequence TGGAGCAGGAAAAACTACATTCATAAATAAATATATATCAGGAAATAAAGGAAAAACCGTTATTATCGAAAATGAATTTGGAAAAATAGGACTCGATAAGAAACTGATACAGGGAAATATTCCTGTCAGGGAAATAAATTCAGGATGTATATGCTGCAGCCTTGTTACTGATTTCAGGGAATCAATCAGAGCAATTATGGATGAATTTTCTCCCGAAAGGATAATTATAGAACCTTCTGGAGTTGCACAGCTGTCAGATATTTTGAAGGTATGTAACTTTTTTAACAGGGAATATGGTATTGAAATATCAGACAAAATAGTGATAGTTGATATTGAAAGTTTCGAAGACTGTCTTGAAGATTTTGGAAACTTTTATGTTGACCAGATTGAAAATGCAAGCATTATAATGTTCAGCAATATTGAGGAAGTGGAAAGCGACGCTATCGACAGAATTATACTTAAAATGAGGGAGATAAATCCGGAAGCATCTATTTTCAAGGAAGACTGGAGAAAAATTACAAGTGAAGAAATAGAAGCCATCCTTGAAGAATCTAGAAAAAATATAGTAAAAGCTAGAGAAACTGATAATTCTGATAAAACACATTCTTCAGATGAACATCATCATCATCCTGCAGACAATATTTTTGAATCTGTATCTTTCAGCAATATAAAGAGTTTTTCTGAAAAAGATATGGAAGAATTAAAGGAAAAAATTGCCGAAGGATATTTTGGTAAAGTTATAAGGGCAAAGGGAATTATCCCTTCAGATTCTGAAGAAAGCTCAGAAAACTTTAGATACTGGCATTTTGACAGTAATCTGTCTTCATTTAATTTTGATAAGATGAAAATGGAAAATTTACCAAACTTTGATTCAGGTGATAAATCAGGAAATGTAATATTAATAGGAAGCAACCTTAAAAGAAATAAGATAGAAAAATATTTTTTAAAGTAA
- a CDS encoding uroporphyrinogen decarboxylase family protein codes for MNRNDQMTPMERLGGFLTGGDMDRILAMPLICSMSGKCAGMTHKEKRSTAENEAKCQIEAYNRFGNDVLIAEYGLHTVGKSLGSKMSDPEDAVPAIVDHVLKDLADIDQLDFEKVKLKNSKDFQLHLECAKILIDRMGKEVPTGTLISGPLTAVASIYPVEKLLKALRKRGEDVHKLMRLCTDALKEVHNEFVNVGSMILFCEPIASGSIISPKDYREFVLPYTIELMENIHDHKGMVCYHICGDTKKIIPEMLKTKPDMISIDNRVPIGFAKELIQPYMPLVGNVDPVETMILGTLENVDKAVKHCIKEAYDSKNGYILCTGCDLNGNIPLENLDAFMNASRKYGKFPINPSNWE; via the coding sequence ATGAACAGAAATGATCAAATGACACCGATGGAAAGACTTGGAGGTTTTCTGACCGGAGGTGATATGGACAGAATACTTGCAATGCCACTTATATGCTCAATGTCAGGAAAATGTGCAGGAATGACTCACAAGGAAAAGAGATCTACTGCAGAAAATGAGGCAAAATGCCAGATTGAAGCATATAACAGATTTGGAAACGACGTTCTTATTGCTGAATATGGTCTTCATACTGTAGGAAAAAGCCTTGGAAGTAAAATGAGTGACCCGGAAGATGCAGTTCCTGCAATAGTCGACCATGTTTTAAAGGATTTGGCAGATATTGACCAGCTTGATTTTGAAAAGGTAAAACTGAAAAACAGCAAGGATTTCCAGCTGCATCTTGAATGTGCAAAAATTCTGATTGACAGAATGGGAAAGGAAGTTCCTACCGGAACTCTTATATCAGGTCCGCTTACTGCTGTTGCCAGCATATATCCCGTAGAAAAGCTTTTAAAGGCTCTCAGAAAAAGAGGGGAAGATGTACATAAACTTATGCGTCTATGTACTGATGCATTGAAGGAAGTTCATAATGAATTTGTCAATGTAGGTTCCATGATATTATTTTGTGAACCGATAGCTTCAGGATCTATAATTTCACCTAAAGATTACAGGGAATTTGTACTTCCATATACAATAGAGCTTATGGAAAACATACATGACCACAAAGGAATGGTATGTTACCACATTTGCGGAGACACTAAGAAAATTATTCCTGAAATGCTGAAAACTAAACCTGACATGATAAGTATAGATAACAGGGTACCGATAGGATTTGCAAAGGAACTTATTCAACCTTACATGCCTCTTGTAGGAAATGTGGATCCTGTGGAAACTATGATACTTGGGACTCTTGAAAATGTTGATAAGGCTGTAAAACACTGTATAAAAGAAGCTTATGACAGCAAAAACGGATATATTTTATGTACAGGATGTGATTTAAATGGAAATATTCCTCTGGAAAATCTTGATGCATTTATGAATGCCTCCAGAAAATACGGAAAATTCCCTATAAATCCATCAAACTGGGAATAA
- a CDS encoding corrinoid protein gives MAKSKEELLEKLSECVVEMEDEEVVDVANEYVESGYPALDGIMEGLVDGMNKASDLYDEEEYFVTDLLLCSDAMYSGIDILKPHLPVEENKGEKLKIVIGVVEGDTHDIGKNLVKIMLDTAGFEMYDLGRDVPLDNFVDKAIEVGASLICMSTLMTTTMDGMRIVIEKLKEKGIRDNVKVMVGGSPISQKYANEIGADGYSANAVGAVKLAKRLAGIS, from the coding sequence ATGGCTAAATCAAAAGAAGAATTGCTGGAAAAATTATCAGAATGTGTTGTTGAAATGGAAGATGAAGAAGTTGTAGATGTGGCAAATGAATATGTGGAATCAGGATATCCTGCACTTGACGGTATAATGGAAGGGCTTGTAGATGGAATGAATAAAGCAAGTGACTTATACGATGAGGAAGAATACTTCGTTACAGATCTTCTTCTTTGCTCAGATGCAATGTATTCAGGTATTGATATATTAAAACCTCATCTTCCTGTGGAAGAAAATAAAGGGGAAAAACTGAAAATAGTTATAGGAGTTGTTGAAGGGGATACTCACGACATAGGGAAAAACCTTGTTAAAATAATGCTTGATACTGCCGGATTTGAAATGTACGATCTTGGAAGGGACGTTCCTCTTGATAACTTTGTGGATAAGGCTATTGAAGTGGGGGCATCGTTGATATGCATGTCAACACTTATGACTACAACTATGGATGGAATGCGTATAGTTATAGAAAAATTAAAGGAAAAAGGTATTAGAGACAATGTAAAGGTTATGGTCGGAGGAAGCCCTATATCCCAGAAATATGCAAATGAAATTGGAGCAGACGGATATTCTGCCAATGCGGTTGGAGCAGTAAAACTTGCAAAAAGACTGGCAGGGATAAGTTAA
- a CDS encoding methylcobamide:CoM methyltransferase MtbA, producing the protein MLNEKERLAKALKNEKIDRPPCICPGGMMNMITAELMDVAGITWPEAHLNPEMMANLAIASYENKCFENVGVPFCMTIEAEAMGAKVTMGSKIFEPHVTGYAFDSVKDWKKLHKLDLTKGRAKVVLDAIKIIKSKNLNAPIIGNITGPISVASSVIEPSNFYKSMRKDNETVHEYMKFITEEIIEFANAQIEAGADTIVISDPSGTGEILGPKFFEEFVVKYINMLLDGIKDKSVGTIVHICGQMKNVYNEVAKVKSDALSFDSIVSIKKAKEHLGNRVIMGNVSTYVLEFASESQVEAMAKTCIKSGSDIISPACGLGTKSPIANIQSILKAVKQEIE; encoded by the coding sequence ATGCTCAATGAAAAGGAAAGACTGGCAAAGGCATTGAAAAATGAAAAGATAGACAGACCGCCATGTATATGCCCCGGCGGTATGATGAACATGATTACTGCCGAATTAATGGATGTGGCAGGAATAACATGGCCTGAAGCTCATTTAAATCCTGAAATGATGGCAAATCTTGCAATTGCCAGTTATGAAAATAAATGTTTTGAAAATGTTGGAGTTCCCTTCTGCATGACAATAGAAGCAGAAGCAATGGGAGCCAAGGTTACTATGGGAAGTAAAATTTTTGAACCTCATGTTACAGGATATGCATTTGATTCGGTAAAGGACTGGAAAAAACTGCATAAACTTGATTTAACAAAGGGAAGGGCAAAAGTTGTACTTGATGCCATAAAAATTATAAAATCAAAAAATCTCAATGCACCAATTATCGGGAATATTACAGGTCCTATAAGTGTTGCAAGTTCAGTAATTGAACCTTCAAATTTTTATAAAAGTATGAGAAAAGACAACGAAACTGTCCATGAATATATGAAATTTATAACAGAAGAAATTATAGAATTTGCAAATGCACAGATTGAGGCAGGGGCAGATACGATAGTTATCTCTGATCCAAGCGGAACAGGGGAGATTTTAGGACCAAAATTTTTTGAAGAATTTGTAGTAAAGTACATAAATATGCTCCTTGACGGAATAAAAGATAAAAGTGTTGGAACAATTGTCCATATCTGCGGTCAGATGAAGAATGTATATAATGAAGTTGCAAAGGTGAAGAGTGATGCCCTCAGTTTTGATTCAATTGTATCAATAAAAAAGGCAAAAGAACATCTGGGAAACAGGGTAATAATGGGAAATGTCAGTACATATGTCCTTGAATTTGCTTCAGAAAGCCAGGTTGAAGCAATGGCTAAAACATGTATTAAAAGCGGTTCAGATATTATTTCCCCTGCCTGTGGGCTTGGAACTAAATCCCCAATTGCAAATATACAGTCTATCCTGAAGGCTGTAAAACAGGAAATAGAGTAA
- a CDS encoding ASKHA domain-containing protein: MPKIKIVGNDKEILYSNGETLLEILLREGFFIDNPCNGKGTCGKCRVKILEGDIEEPTVTEKKLISENELKNGIRLSCLVKPDADISVELFQKEGAHKVLTAGYTPKFDFNINVKKIPVYIEKPSLKNQTPLEEQFKKATGVKKSIGIDNLLDIEYSEGEYTAVIYNDEIIGIESGNTADKIFGVAIDIGTTTVVCELVDMNTGKQLANSSMINAQKHFGLDVLTRITYEIENPEDGINKLQTAIVDSINDMIDDVCHKTGIEKKYIYEVSVGANCTMMHMLLGISAKTIGKSPYAPIFTGSRNILASEIGIKISKKGRLYCLPSVSSYIGADIVAGAYVCDLQHKKGNVLFIDIGTNGEIVLSKAGKLLSCSCAAGPALEGMNISSGMRASEGAIEDIEIVNGFVNIKTIGNKNPVGICGSGILAAVRELVKSGIIKKEGAFIKKDKLPETDSRYDLIQLNGKKREFIVCDKIASDKNNHENEKILITQGDIRQVQLAKGAILSGFLALLRKAGISMSELDKVMIAGQFGAHLPADSLTGTGILPEEVGDKLEYVGNSSKAGAYMALMSSDVKKEMEELAVNMDYMELGAIEDYERLFSDCLIFPEIKD; encoded by the coding sequence ATGCCTAAAATAAAAATTGTTGGAAATGATAAGGAAATTTTATATAGCAACGGAGAAACTTTACTGGAAATTTTATTAAGGGAAGGCTTTTTTATTGACAACCCGTGCAACGGAAAGGGAACATGTGGAAAATGCCGTGTAAAAATTTTGGAAGGTGATATTGAAGAGCCTACCGTTACTGAAAAAAAACTTATAAGTGAAAATGAACTGAAAAATGGAATAAGGCTATCCTGTCTTGTAAAACCTGATGCAGATATTTCTGTTGAACTTTTTCAGAAGGAAGGGGCACACAAAGTCCTTACGGCCGGATACACTCCTAAATTTGACTTTAACATAAATGTTAAAAAAATTCCTGTGTATATTGAAAAACCTTCCCTTAAAAATCAAACTCCCCTTGAAGAACAGTTTAAAAAGGCTACAGGAGTGAAAAAAAGTATCGGTATAGACAATTTACTGGATATTGAATATTCTGAAGGGGAATATACGGCAGTAATATATAATGATGAAATTATAGGTATTGAATCCGGAAATACTGCAGATAAAATTTTTGGAGTGGCAATTGATATAGGAACTACTACTGTTGTATGCGAACTTGTAGATATGAATACAGGAAAACAGCTTGCAAATTCATCCATGATAAATGCACAGAAACATTTTGGGCTGGATGTCCTTACCAGAATAACTTATGAGATAGAAAATCCTGAAGATGGAATAAATAAACTTCAGACTGCCATTGTTGATTCAATAAATGACATGATAGATGATGTATGCCACAAGACAGGAATAGAAAAAAAATATATTTATGAAGTTTCAGTCGGAGCAAACTGCACTATGATGCACATGCTTCTTGGAATCAGTGCAAAAACTATTGGAAAATCTCCATATGCACCTATTTTTACAGGCTCAAGAAATATTTTAGCCAGCGAAATAGGAATAAAAATCTCAAAAAAAGGACGTCTATACTGTCTTCCTTCAGTATCTTCCTACATAGGAGCAGATATTGTTGCAGGTGCTTATGTGTGTGATTTGCAGCATAAAAAGGGAAATGTCCTGTTTATAGACATTGGAACAAATGGAGAAATAGTACTTTCAAAAGCAGGAAAACTTTTAAGCTGTTCCTGTGCCGCAGGTCCGGCTCTGGAAGGAATGAACATAAGCTCGGGAATGAGGGCTTCTGAAGGGGCTATTGAAGATATTGAAATTGTAAACGGTTTTGTTAATATAAAAACCATAGGCAACAAAAATCCTGTCGGTATTTGTGGAAGCGGAATTCTTGCGGCAGTGAGGGAACTCGTTAAATCAGGAATTATAAAAAAAGAAGGAGCTTTTATAAAAAAAGACAAACTTCCTGAAACAGATTCCAGATATGACTTAATCCAGCTGAACGGTAAAAAAAGGGAATTTATAGTATGTGATAAAATAGCATCAGATAAAAATAATCATGAAAATGAAAAAATCCTTATTACCCAGGGAGACATAAGACAGGTACAGCTTGCCAAAGGAGCTATTCTTTCAGGATTTCTCGCCCTTCTGAGAAAAGCGGGAATAAGTATGTCAGAGCTTGATAAAGTAATGATTGCAGGTCAATTTGGAGCTCATCTTCCGGCTGACAGCCTCACAGGTACAGGTATTCTTCCAGAAGAAGTTGGAGATAAACTGGAATATGTAGGAAATTCTTCAAAGGCGGGAGCCTACATGGCATTAATGTCTTCTGATGTAAAGAAGGAAATGGAAGAGCTTGCAGTAAATATGGATTACATGGAACTCGGTGCTATTGAAGACTATGAAAGGCTTTTTTCAGATTGCCTCATATTTCCTGAAATAAAAGATTAA
- a CDS encoding uroporphyrinogen decarboxylase family protein, which yields MPKIIDFNCTFQYSAGINENVTKKLDLKFPDAYMKRETMAEIALAIKEYDEATFCELPFCHTVEAESIGGLVNYGDEKAVPRAKEYICTKPEEILELKEIDFSTGRIYEVLEACRILVEKGENVVLDVAGPFTVMNVLIDPVHIFKAMRKKPELMKEVFWRLGNDVLKYIEEALKRGVTMISYADSSGGVNILGPKMAEQVVEDFTYEYLKKMQDLVQDKALVLLCPKTTFALLGTEKAEFTDVELPSSMRYSDACAFLVGKETFAGQMCIKNIKYELKSGIFKAVRLK from the coding sequence ATGCCTAAAATTATTGATTTTAACTGCACTTTTCAATATTCTGCCGGAATAAATGAAAATGTGACAAAAAAACTTGACCTGAAATTTCCTGATGCATATATGAAAAGGGAAACAATGGCTGAAATAGCTCTTGCAATTAAAGAATATGATGAAGCTACATTTTGCGAGCTTCCCTTCTGCCATACAGTTGAAGCCGAGTCAATTGGCGGACTTGTAAATTATGGTGATGAAAAGGCAGTACCAAGAGCAAAGGAATATATATGCACGAAACCTGAAGAAATACTTGAACTAAAAGAAATAGACTTTTCAACCGGAAGGATTTATGAAGTTCTGGAAGCCTGCAGAATCCTTGTGGAAAAAGGTGAAAATGTAGTTCTTGATGTGGCAGGACCTTTTACTGTCATGAATGTTCTTATTGATCCTGTACATATTTTCAAGGCAATGAGGAAAAAGCCTGAACTTATGAAGGAAGTCTTCTGGAGATTGGGAAATGATGTATTAAAATACATTGAAGAAGCTTTAAAACGTGGAGTTACCATGATAAGCTATGCTGACTCGTCAGGAGGTGTAAATATTCTCGGTCCAAAAATGGCAGAACAGGTTGTGGAAGATTTTACTTATGAATACTTGAAAAAAATGCAGGATTTAGTTCAGGATAAAGCTCTGGTTCTTCTATGTCCTAAAACAACATTTGCTCTTCTTGGTACTGAAAAAGCTGAATTTACTGATGTGGAACTTCCATCTTCCATGAGATACAGTGATGCGTGTGCATTTCTTGTGGGAAAGGAAACTTTTGCTGGCCAGATGTGCATTAAAAATATTAAATATGAGCTGAAAAGCGGTATATTCAAAGCAGTGAGACTTAAATAG
- a CDS encoding S66 peptidase family protein → MVKPKKLKKGDTIAVVSLSRGVLGEDLCKHKVKMGTESLKKMGLNVIFMPNSLKGIKYTEEHPEKRAQDLKEAFKNPDINGILCAVGGIDGFKIFPYLMEDEEFKKIVLENPKIFTGFSDTSVHHMMFYRLGLQTFYGPSFLTDIAETDNKMLPYTEKYWNIYTGSTLNEITSSDIWYEERTDFSEKSIGVPRISHKETKGFELLQGNENFSGKLLGGCLEALYNIISGHRFKEQKEICEKYNIFPSSEEWKDKILFIETSEGKSSPEEYEKMLNTLKEKVNFDSLGGIIIGKPQNEVYYEEYKKILCKVVNNPDIPIVYNVNFGHAYPRCILPYGVNIEYRHSEKKFIFNEPLFSE, encoded by the coding sequence ATGGTTAAACCAAAAAAACTTAAAAAAGGGGACACAATAGCTGTAGTCAGTCTTTCAAGAGGGGTATTGGGGGAAGATCTTTGTAAACACAAGGTAAAAATGGGAACTGAAAGTCTTAAAAAAATGGGACTCAATGTAATTTTTATGCCTAATTCCCTAAAAGGTATAAAATATACGGAAGAGCATCCTGAAAAAAGGGCACAGGATTTAAAAGAAGCTTTTAAAAATCCTGATATTAATGGAATATTATGCGCTGTTGGCGGAATTGACGGATTTAAAATTTTTCCTTACCTAATGGAAGATGAAGAATTTAAGAAAATAGTACTGGAAAATCCAAAAATCTTTACCGGTTTTTCTGATACTTCAGTACATCATATGATGTTTTATAGGCTAGGTCTTCAGACTTTTTACGGTCCTTCGTTTCTGACTGACATTGCAGAAACTGATAACAAAATGCTTCCCTATACTGAAAAATACTGGAATATTTATACAGGCAGCACTTTAAACGAAATAACTTCAAGCGACATATGGTACGAAGAAAGAACTGACTTTTCAGAAAAATCTATAGGTGTACCTAGAATATCCCATAAGGAAACTAAAGGATTTGAACTGCTTCAGGGAAATGAAAATTTTAGCGGTAAACTACTTGGAGGATGTCTTGAAGCACTTTACAATATAATTTCGGGACACAGATTTAAGGAACAGAAGGAAATATGTGAAAAATATAATATCTTTCCATCTTCTGAAGAATGGAAGGATAAAATACTGTTTATTGAAACTTCTGAAGGAAAATCTTCTCCTGAAGAATACGAAAAGATGCTTAATACACTTAAAGAAAAAGTCAATTTTGATTCCTTAGGTGGTATTATTATTGGAAAACCTCAGAATGAAGTTTACTACGAAGAATATAAAAAAATTCTATGTAAAGTTGTAAATAATCCCGACATTCCGATAGTTTACAATGTAAACTTTGGCCATGCCTACCCACGTTGTATTCTTCCTTATGGAGTAAATATTGAATATAGACACTCTGAAAAAAAATTCATTTTTAATGAACCTCTTTTTAGCGAGTAA
- a CDS encoding DUF3060 domain-containing protein: MKKIITLSILSLAIAGVLNATTVKVGNNIKVTAPGSTSVNVSKNGNVKVNTGKVSSGTKNGNGATSKSGKSISVSGTSQTKTITANGGNVYVSGTDNNITIRGNASLVSVSGSDNKVYVDSVSQVTVSGVDNKVYYKTSPTKSGKPSISTTGVDNSVSKK, encoded by the coding sequence ATGAAAAAAATTATTACATTATCAATATTATCACTTGCAATTGCAGGAGTTTTAAATGCAACTACAGTAAAGGTAGGAAATAATATAAAAGTAACTGCACCTGGATCAACTTCTGTAAATGTTTCAAAAAATGGAAATGTAAAGGTGAACACAGGAAAAGTAAGTTCAGGAACTAAAAATGGAAACGGGGCTACATCTAAAAGTGGAAAAAGTATTTCAGTAAGCGGTACTTCACAGACAAAAACTATAACTGCAAACGGTGGAAACGTTTATGTATCAGGAACTGATAATAATATAACTATCAGAGGAAATGCTTCATTGGTAAGTGTTTCAGGTAGTGATAACAAAGTATATGTTGATTCAGTTTCTCAAGTTACAGTATCAGGGGTAGATAATAAAGTTTACTACAAAACAAGCCCTACCAAATCAGGAAAACCATCTATTTCAACTACCGGAGTCGATAATTCAGTTTCAAAAAAATAG
- a CDS encoding YfcE family phosphodiesterase: protein MKVLICSDSHTRLDYFQKVMNLEEPEMVIFAGDHSTDAMDMALIYSEIPFKIVKGNTDYYDYDTKDTEIFELNGKKVFLTHGHLYGVKSTMREIEAKAEEVEADICIFGHTHREYMNEKNNIIYLNPGALQDKKYVIYNGKKFEQKKLK, encoded by the coding sequence ATGAAAGTTCTGATTTGTTCAGACAGTCATACAAGACTTGATTATTTTCAGAAGGTAATGAATCTGGAAGAACCTGAAATGGTAATTTTTGCAGGGGATCATAGTACAGATGCCATGGATATGGCGTTAATCTACAGTGAAATTCCTTTTAAGATAGTGAAAGGAAATACTGACTATTACGATTACGATACAAAAGATACTGAAATATTTGAATTAAATGGTAAAAAAGTATTTCTTACACATGGGCATCTTTACGGTGTAAAGAGTACTATGAGGGAAATAGAAGCAAAAGCTGAAGAAGTGGAAGCTGATATATGCATTTTTGGCCACACTCACAGGGAATATATGAATGAAAAAAATAATATCATATATTTAAATCCGGGAGCATTGCAGGATAAGAAATATGTAATTTATAACGGGAAAAAGTTTGAGCAGAAAAAATTAAAATAA